A section of the Oreochromis niloticus isolate F11D_XX linkage group LG9, O_niloticus_UMD_NMBU, whole genome shotgun sequence genome encodes:
- the rnf6 gene encoding E3 ubiquitin-protein ligase RNF6 isoform X1, which translates to MALYTVMDPPGGGDERRRQAERLRREEAYYHFINELSEEEYRLMRDGNLLGTPGEVTAEELRQRLDGAKERLSSQPSTEQRSQTSESGEQQSSSGEGEERGAGGRRGAGGTEPGAETSNGDSLLEWLNTFRRTGNATRSGQSGNQTWRAVSRTNPNSGEFRFSLEININHDQPEPGEHNETVDASDPPVTAPNTSPSIRTASSFSSSRPSTTPRPAPYPTPRPAISRRVQTRRTRSSTTTLSMSPPALPPPVASSAATQRRGGTLHSLTPPPNVPNPPPDQTIPVQQQALNVEGEQGRNDAPASIDCPRVSSQSATQAPAAGHESRGSRTRSHGRTRRAAYGSGLSSRMSRRSRSPLHRVSAATTTLPSSSDSSSSSINTVESGSGTPSVSVETGEAASEPVVPTEPAVEMVERESESQVIGAGSSAVRRHPTIMLDLQVRRIRPGENRDRDSIASRTRSRARVAENTVTFESDSGGFRRTISRSERAGIRTYVSTIRIPLRRISETGLGEPNSTALRSILRQIMTGFGELSSLMETEADSETVAPNHSDPSGTNGNNSPGSRLNTNESAPGQVSTGGVVHERVGLVGSDEDQNGQARLGGVVSTTDGRPTSRDTNNLVENGTLPILRLAHFFLLNDEEDDEHPRGLTKEQIDNLSTRTYGQASLEGEIGRACSVCINEYVQGNKLRRLPCSHEFHVHCIDRWLSENNTCPICRQPILSVHHD; encoded by the exons ATGG CACTTTACACGGTGATGGACCCTCCTGGTGGGGGAGATGAACGGCGGAGGCAGGCAGAGCGTCTTCGAAGGGAGGAGGCGTACTATCACTTCATTAATGAACTGAGTGAAGAGGAGTACCGTCTAATGAGAGATGGCAACCTGCTGGGCACTCCTG gGGAGGTGACTGCTGAAGAGCTCCGCCAGCGTCTGGATGGAGCAAAAGAGCGTTTGTCATCTCAGCCTTCTACCGAGCAGCGCTCACAGACTTCTGAGTCTGGagagcagcagagcagcagcgGTGAGGGAGAAGAGAGAGGTGCTGGAGGGAGACGAGGAGCAG GGGGCACAGAACCTGGAGCAGAAACTTCTAATGGTGACTCATTACTGGAGTGGCTGAATACTTTCAGACGCACTGGTAATGCTACTCGCAGCGGGCAGAGTGGCAATCAGACATGGCGTGCTGTCAGCCGGACCAACCCGAACAGTGGAGAATTCCGCTTTAGCCTGGAGATCAACATCAACCATGACCAGCCAGAGCCAGGGGAGCATAATGAGACTGTGGATGCCTCAGACCCACCAGTGACTGCCCCAAATACATCACCCTCAATACGAACTGCTTCCTCCTTTTCAAGCTCTCGCCCTTCAACCACGCCAAGGCCTGCCCCGTACCCTACCCCCCGCCCAGCCATTAGTAGGCGGGTGCAGACACGGCGTACACGCAGCAGCACTACCACACTTTCCATGAGCCCCCCTGCACTTCCTCCACCAGTGGCGTCCTCAGCTGCTACTCAAAGGAGAGGTGGCACTTTGCACTCTTTAACACCTCCTCCCAACGTTCCAAACCCTCCTCCTGATCAAACTATACCTGTACAACAGCAAGCCTTGAATGTAGAAGGAGAGCAGGGGCGTAATGATGCGCCTGCTTCTATAGACTGCCCCCGGGTGTCATCCCAGTCTGCGACACAGGCTCCAGCAGCGGGACACGAATCCCGTGGCAGTAGGACTCGATCGCATGGTCGCACACGCAGAGCTGCATATGGAAGTGGGCTTTCATCGCGCATGTCAAGGCGAAGTCGTTCCCCTTTACACAGAGTTAGTGCTGCTACTACCACTCTGCCATCCAGTAGTGATTCCAGCAGCTCATCCATTAATACTGTTGAATCAGGCAGTGGCACACCCTCTGTGTCAGTGGAGACTGGAGAGGCTGCGTCAGAACCTGTTGTTCCAACGGAGCCAGCTGTAGAGATGGTTGAACGTGAAAGTGAATCACAAGTAATAGGAGCAGGAAGTTCAGCAGTGCGAAGACATCCGACCATCATGTtggacctgcaggtgagaaggATTCGACCTGGTGAAAACCGCGATAGAGACAGCATCGCCAGCAGAACACGATCTCGTGCTCGCGTTGCTGAAAATACAGTGACATTTGAAAGCGACAGTGGTGGATTTCGACGCACCATTTCTCGCTCTGAGCGAGCTGGGATTCGCACCTACGTCAGCACTATTCGGATTCCTCTGAGGCGTATCAGTGAGACAGGCCTAGGTGAACCCAACTCCACTGCCCTACGTTCAATCTTGCGCCAGATCATGACTGGATTTGGAGAGCTGAGCTCCCTAATGGAGACAGAGGCCGATTCTGAAACTGTTGCACCTAACCATTCAGATCCTAGTGGTACAAACGGTAACAACAGCCCAGGCAGTCGCCTGAATACAAATGAGAGTGCACCTGGCCAGGTTAGTACAGGTGGGGTAGTTCACGAGAGGGTGGGGCTGGTGGGAAGTGATGAGGACCAGAATGGGCAGGCCAGGCTCGGAGGAGTAGTGAGCACCACAGACGGACGGCCTACCAGCAGAGACACCAACAACCTAGTAGAGAACGGTACTCTACCCATTTTGCGGCTGGCACATTTCTTCCTGCTCAATGACGAAGAGGACGATGAACATCCGAGGGGCCTGACCAAAGAGCAGATTGACAATCTATCGACGCGTACGTATGGTCAGGCCAGCCTGGAGGGGGAGATTGGTCGAGCCTGCAGCGTCTGCATAAACGAGTATGTCCAAGGCAACAAGCTGCGCCGCCTGCCCTGCTCTCACGAATTCCATGTCCACTGCATCGACCGCTGGCTCTCTGAAAATAACACCTGCCCCATCTGCAGGCAGCCTATACTTTCAGTGCATCATGACTGA
- the cdk8 gene encoding cyclin-dependent kinase 8 yields the protein MDYDFKVKLTGERERVEDLFEYEGCKVGRGTYGHVYKAKRKDGKDDKDYALKQIEGTGISMSACREIALLRELKHPNVISLQKVFLSHADRKVWLLFDYAEHDLWHIIKFHRASKANKKPLQLPRGMVKSLLYQILDGIHYLHANWVLHRDLKPANILVMGEGPERGRVKIADMGFARLFNSPLKPLADLDPVVVTFWYRAPELLLGARHYTKAIDIWAIGCIFAELLTSEPIFHCRQEDIKTSNPYHHDQLDRIFNVMGFPADKDWEDIKKMPEHSTLMKDFRRNTYTNCSLIKYMEKHKVKPDSKAFHLLQKLLTMDPIRRITSEQAMQDPYFLEEPLPTSDVFAGCQIPYPKREFLTEEEPEDKADKKNQQQQQGNNHTNGAGHTGNPDNSHAQGPPLKKVRVVPPTTTSGGLIMTSDYQRSNPHAAYQNPGPSTSLPQSSMGYSSTSQQPPQYSHQTHRY from the exons ATGGACTATGATTTTAAAGTGAAGCTGACCGGCGAAAGAGAGCGTGTCGAGGACCTGTTTGAGTACGAAGGATGCAAAGTGGGTAGAGGCACCTACGGCCATGTATACAAGGCGAAGAGAAAAGATGG gaAGGATGATAAGGACTACGCCCTCAAGCAGATTGAAGGCACTGGCATCTCCATGTCAGCCTGCAGAGAGATTGCA CTGCTGCGGGAGCTGAAGCACCCCAATGTCATCTCACTGCAGAAGGTTTTCCTGTCACATGCTGACCGTAAAGTATGGCTGCTCTTTGACTATGCTGAACATGATCTCTGG CACATTATTAAGTTCCACAGAGCATCTAAGGCCAACAAGAAGCCGCTTCAGTTGCCTAGAGGAATGGTGAAGTCTCTGCTCTATCAGATTCTGGATGGCATCCATTACCTTCACGCTAACTGGGTCCTTCATAGAGATCTT AAACCAGCGAACATTTTAGTGATGGGGGAAGGGCCAGAGAGGGGTAGAGTAAAGATTG CGGACATGGGGTTTGCTCGTCTCTTCAATTCACCGCTGAAGCCTTTAGCCGATCTCGACCCTGTGGTGGTCACCTTCTGGTACAGAGCACCTGAACTGCTCCTGGGAGCTCGGCACTACACCAAAGCCATCG ACATCTGGGCGATTGGCTGCATTTTTGCGGAGCTGCTGACGTCTGAGCCCATATTCCACTGTCGCCAGGAGGATATCAAGACCAGTAACCCTTACCATCATGACCAGCTGGACCGCATCTTTAATGTCATGGGCTTCCCTGCCG ATAAAGACTGGGAGGACATCAAAAAGATGCCAGAACACTCCACGCTGATGAAAGACTTTAGGAGGAACAC ATACACAAACTGCAGCCTTATAAAGTACATggaaaaacataaagttaaacCAGACAGCAAAGCATTCCACTTG CTGCAAAAGCTATTGACCATGGACCCCATCCGTAGAATCACATCCGAGCAGGCCATGCAGGACCCCTACTTTTTAGAGGAGCCTTTACCCACCTCTGA TGTGTTTGCAGGCTGCCAGATTCCCTACCCCAAGAGGGAGTTTCTGACAGAGGAGGAGCCAGAGGACAAGGCAGACAAA AAaaaccagcagcagcaacagggaAATAACCACACAAATGGAGCGGGGCACACAGGCAACCCAGACAACAGCCACGCCCAGGGCCCGCCTCTAAAGAAAGTGCGAGTTGTCCCGCCCACCACTACCTCAGGTGGCCTCATTATGACCTCAGACTACCAG CGCTCCAATCCACATGCTGCCTACCAGAACCCTGGACCAAGCACATCACTGCCCCAGAGCAGCATGGGATATTCCTCTACCTCCCAACAGCCGCCCCAGTACTCCCACCAGACCCACCGCTACTGA
- the wasf3b gene encoding wiskott-Aldrich syndrome protein family member 3b → MPLVKRNIEPRHLCRGALPEGIGSELECVMNNTLSAIIRQLSSLSKHAEDIFGELFNEANTFYLRANSLQDRIDRLAVKVTQLDSTVEEVSLQDINMRKAFKSSTTQDQQVVSKSSVPTPVKEMYNLSDKPPPLNILSPYRDDHKEALKFYTDPSYFFDLWKEKMLQDTEDKRKEKRKQKEQRRCVDGTLQREVKKVRKARNRRQEWNMMALDKELRPDHRHTIHRDRGASSEGSMSPENRGHGLDQHHYPNSMNHAGHAHTYSGPPPSALVAQMAAGHAPRGGGEHDNRGRTMMAYQGGTLGRSHHHHVPLPPPPTEVMNGGSMSLPPVDYSMDGYANTGPPPPPPAPVIPSAQTAFASPPGGPMPPGPMAGAAGYAPPPPPVSGAQAAPPPPGPPPPPLPAGASHSTTHKMSSVASAETTAVNDARSDLLAAIRMGIQLKKVQEQQEQQAKREPVGNDVATILSRRIAVEYSDSEDDSELEENDWSD, encoded by the exons ATGCCGCTGGTGAAGAGAAACATCGAGCCGCGCCACCTCTGCCGAGGGGCGCTCCCCGAGGGCATCGGCAGCGAGCTGGAGTGTGTGATGAACAACACGCTTTCCGCCATCATCCGTCAGCTCAGCAGCCTGA gCAAACATGCGGAGGACATATTTGGCGAGCTGTTTAATGAGGCCAACACCTTCTACCTGCGTGCCAACTCTCTCCAGGATCGCATTGACCGGCTGGCTGTCAAGGTCACACAGCTGGACTCCACTGTGGAGGAAG TTTCCTTGCAAGATATCAACATGAGGAAAGCCTTCAAGAGCTCCACCACTCAGGACCAGCAGGTGGTGTCCAAGAGCAGCGTTCCCACTCCGGTCAAAGAGATGTACAACCTGAGCGACAAGCCTCCACCTCTCAACATACTATCACCTTACAG GGATGACCACAAGGAGGCGCTTAAGTTCTACACAGACCCCTCCTACTTCTTTGACCTGTGGAAAGAAAAGATGCTACAGGAcacggaggacaagaggaaagagaagaggaAGCAGAAG GAGCAGAGGCGCTGTGTGGATGGGACACTACAGAGGGAGGTCAAGAAGGTCCGCAAAGCGAGGAACCGTCGGCAGGAGTGGAATATGATGGCTTTGGATAAGGAGCTGAGGCCAGATCATCGACACACCATACACCGGGACAGAGGCGCTTCCTCTGAGGGCTCGATGTCACCAGAGAACAG GGGACACGGGCTGGATCAGCACCACTACCCCAACAGTATGAACCATGCTGGTCACGCCCACACCTACTCCGGCCCTCCACCCAGCGCCCTTGTTGCCCAGATGGCTGCCGGACATGCACCACGCGGAGGAGGTGAACACGACAACAGAGGCAGGACCATGATGGCCTATCAGGGTGGCACGCTGGGCCGCTCTCACCACCACCACGTCCCACTGCCTCCTCCACCCACTGAGGTTATGAACGGTGGCTCTATGTCTCTCCCACCAGTGGACTACAG TATGGATGGCTATGCCAACACTggtcctcctccccctcctcctgctcctgtcATCCCTTCTGCTCAGACGGCCTTTGCCTCACCTCCTGGAGGTCCGATGCCTCCCGGACCAATGGCCGGTGCTGCCGGATATGCTCCGCCCCCACCACCTGTATCTGGAGCCCAGGCTGCTCCACCTCCTCCCggtcctccacctcctccacttCCAGCTGGTGCCTCCCACTCCACAACGCACAAGATGTCCTCGGTCGCATCCGCTGAGACCACAGCGGTCAACGACGCCCGCAGCGATCTGCTGGCTGCGATACGTATGG GCATCCAGCTGAAGAAAGTAcaggagcagcaggagcagcaggctAAGAGAGAGCCGGTTGGAAATGACGTGGCCACCATCCTGTCGCGACGCATCGCTGTGGAATACTCCGACTCGGAGGACGACTCCGAGTTGGAGGAGAACGATTGGTCAGATTAA
- the rnf6 gene encoding E3 ubiquitin-protein ligase RNF6 isoform X2 — MDPPGGGDERRRQAERLRREEAYYHFINELSEEEYRLMRDGNLLGTPGEVTAEELRQRLDGAKERLSSQPSTEQRSQTSESGEQQSSSGEGEERGAGGRRGAGGTEPGAETSNGDSLLEWLNTFRRTGNATRSGQSGNQTWRAVSRTNPNSGEFRFSLEININHDQPEPGEHNETVDASDPPVTAPNTSPSIRTASSFSSSRPSTTPRPAPYPTPRPAISRRVQTRRTRSSTTTLSMSPPALPPPVASSAATQRRGGTLHSLTPPPNVPNPPPDQTIPVQQQALNVEGEQGRNDAPASIDCPRVSSQSATQAPAAGHESRGSRTRSHGRTRRAAYGSGLSSRMSRRSRSPLHRVSAATTTLPSSSDSSSSSINTVESGSGTPSVSVETGEAASEPVVPTEPAVEMVERESESQVIGAGSSAVRRHPTIMLDLQVRRIRPGENRDRDSIASRTRSRARVAENTVTFESDSGGFRRTISRSERAGIRTYVSTIRIPLRRISETGLGEPNSTALRSILRQIMTGFGELSSLMETEADSETVAPNHSDPSGTNGNNSPGSRLNTNESAPGQVSTGGVVHERVGLVGSDEDQNGQARLGGVVSTTDGRPTSRDTNNLVENGTLPILRLAHFFLLNDEEDDEHPRGLTKEQIDNLSTRTYGQASLEGEIGRACSVCINEYVQGNKLRRLPCSHEFHVHCIDRWLSENNTCPICRQPILSVHHD; from the exons ATGGACCCTCCTGGTGGGGGAGATGAACGGCGGAGGCAGGCAGAGCGTCTTCGAAGGGAGGAGGCGTACTATCACTTCATTAATGAACTGAGTGAAGAGGAGTACCGTCTAATGAGAGATGGCAACCTGCTGGGCACTCCTG gGGAGGTGACTGCTGAAGAGCTCCGCCAGCGTCTGGATGGAGCAAAAGAGCGTTTGTCATCTCAGCCTTCTACCGAGCAGCGCTCACAGACTTCTGAGTCTGGagagcagcagagcagcagcgGTGAGGGAGAAGAGAGAGGTGCTGGAGGGAGACGAGGAGCAG GGGGCACAGAACCTGGAGCAGAAACTTCTAATGGTGACTCATTACTGGAGTGGCTGAATACTTTCAGACGCACTGGTAATGCTACTCGCAGCGGGCAGAGTGGCAATCAGACATGGCGTGCTGTCAGCCGGACCAACCCGAACAGTGGAGAATTCCGCTTTAGCCTGGAGATCAACATCAACCATGACCAGCCAGAGCCAGGGGAGCATAATGAGACTGTGGATGCCTCAGACCCACCAGTGACTGCCCCAAATACATCACCCTCAATACGAACTGCTTCCTCCTTTTCAAGCTCTCGCCCTTCAACCACGCCAAGGCCTGCCCCGTACCCTACCCCCCGCCCAGCCATTAGTAGGCGGGTGCAGACACGGCGTACACGCAGCAGCACTACCACACTTTCCATGAGCCCCCCTGCACTTCCTCCACCAGTGGCGTCCTCAGCTGCTACTCAAAGGAGAGGTGGCACTTTGCACTCTTTAACACCTCCTCCCAACGTTCCAAACCCTCCTCCTGATCAAACTATACCTGTACAACAGCAAGCCTTGAATGTAGAAGGAGAGCAGGGGCGTAATGATGCGCCTGCTTCTATAGACTGCCCCCGGGTGTCATCCCAGTCTGCGACACAGGCTCCAGCAGCGGGACACGAATCCCGTGGCAGTAGGACTCGATCGCATGGTCGCACACGCAGAGCTGCATATGGAAGTGGGCTTTCATCGCGCATGTCAAGGCGAAGTCGTTCCCCTTTACACAGAGTTAGTGCTGCTACTACCACTCTGCCATCCAGTAGTGATTCCAGCAGCTCATCCATTAATACTGTTGAATCAGGCAGTGGCACACCCTCTGTGTCAGTGGAGACTGGAGAGGCTGCGTCAGAACCTGTTGTTCCAACGGAGCCAGCTGTAGAGATGGTTGAACGTGAAAGTGAATCACAAGTAATAGGAGCAGGAAGTTCAGCAGTGCGAAGACATCCGACCATCATGTtggacctgcaggtgagaaggATTCGACCTGGTGAAAACCGCGATAGAGACAGCATCGCCAGCAGAACACGATCTCGTGCTCGCGTTGCTGAAAATACAGTGACATTTGAAAGCGACAGTGGTGGATTTCGACGCACCATTTCTCGCTCTGAGCGAGCTGGGATTCGCACCTACGTCAGCACTATTCGGATTCCTCTGAGGCGTATCAGTGAGACAGGCCTAGGTGAACCCAACTCCACTGCCCTACGTTCAATCTTGCGCCAGATCATGACTGGATTTGGAGAGCTGAGCTCCCTAATGGAGACAGAGGCCGATTCTGAAACTGTTGCACCTAACCATTCAGATCCTAGTGGTACAAACGGTAACAACAGCCCAGGCAGTCGCCTGAATACAAATGAGAGTGCACCTGGCCAGGTTAGTACAGGTGGGGTAGTTCACGAGAGGGTGGGGCTGGTGGGAAGTGATGAGGACCAGAATGGGCAGGCCAGGCTCGGAGGAGTAGTGAGCACCACAGACGGACGGCCTACCAGCAGAGACACCAACAACCTAGTAGAGAACGGTACTCTACCCATTTTGCGGCTGGCACATTTCTTCCTGCTCAATGACGAAGAGGACGATGAACATCCGAGGGGCCTGACCAAAGAGCAGATTGACAATCTATCGACGCGTACGTATGGTCAGGCCAGCCTGGAGGGGGAGATTGGTCGAGCCTGCAGCGTCTGCATAAACGAGTATGTCCAAGGCAACAAGCTGCGCCGCCTGCCCTGCTCTCACGAATTCCATGTCCACTGCATCGACCGCTGGCTCTCTGAAAATAACACCTGCCCCATCTGCAGGCAGCCTATACTTTCAGTGCATCATGACTGA